In a single window of the Streptacidiphilus sp. P02-A3a genome:
- a CDS encoding DNA methyltransferase gives MQQTPIEQHAEWLNLLRPDGPFLSAKVLAEAFPQGIDAVETPVRKRIRQAWAELQGDPATLCSVWQHLVLEELLGYRGQALRQGSLLPRELAQVGGTAPDALLMGPPDPTSGLPGAAERILIYRRPWDESLTRAKKGLPSLAEQAAELCRRRAVPLALLTNGSLWVLVHARPTMPTSVAVFDADTWFEEPLLLRAFASLLGAHCAAMPAKDREGRDSDALAALFTRTADDTTAVTKTLGKQVRAAVELLVAELSRLDREAGGTVLAGVAPRTVYRAALTVMMRIVFLLYAEEQGLLPAGDELYADSYSVTKLYDRLDQDDADIADRWKAAWPTLLATFRAVHGGASHPDMWIPAYGGSLFDPKRFAWLERLKVTDRVVFAMLDALIKLKRTTPAGKVTSTERLSYKGLDVEQVGHVYEGLLEHSAILLEETRLGLKGKAGVDAKLTDLEAWNEAGRLQAEVTTLAGMTATQFTKALAISPTGGDIGKLDAACDNDADLAARVRPFFGLLRSDLRDEPIVHPAGTVIVTQVGDRRDSGTHYTPRALAEEIVLHTLDPLCFSPGSPDGIPRPADGTQPLEWRVRPASELLALKVLDPAMGSGAFLVSACRYLSERVVEAWERDGIPDAIASRLGEQREDRDALLLEARRMVADRCLYGVDVDEMAVELAKLSLWLVTLAKGRPFNFVDHALRCGDSLIGCLTADQIEAFHLSPSEGFRLNARLSGEIDKLTGPLLSRAAKLRRDIEEHEVSDIRDARAKAAKLAEAEALTGQLRLVADAVVAAKLSTATTRSNDAYSDRLTSIADLVERALRGDNAAEVEARSIIDDWLLGPIGSPRTSPLRPLHWPLEFPEIISESSRGGRRFDAVMGNPPFSGGVQTSARIGKDGLNYIGQVIARGNGSGGRADLCTYFLLRNMELAPLGREGIIATNSIAQTDSREVGLDRMDSQGLKIGRAVKSMAWPGEAGVHVSLLWVGRIGCGEKYNLDGYPVRGISPSLTVPSRVIGASRKLAESIGQASVGCQVTGAGFILDEIDFRRLVAKDPRNSARILPFLNSDEINNRPDMTAVRWVIDFGVMSLEEAQGFPDLLAQVEADVRPDRPAWWRFHRPRPELRTSISRHSRILVIGLHSKYGLPVIVSNGQVFSHALCVFYTSDVVAMLAVLTSTWNFNWWTVKGESTIKGDPRYTPSDGFDTFPKPELTARIRAAGEELDTYRRHVQLTRSPQLGMTDLYNEVHNPANVDADIQRLREIHVEIDEAVSESYLAHPLAAQFDWTPLALNYGFHETVHGQRWTVHPDVQIEMNDRLLELNFAVYDDELRRGLHNKKGKGSAKPKKTTAPKPTADPGDDMLW, from the coding sequence GTGCAGCAGACTCCGATCGAGCAGCACGCCGAATGGCTCAACCTGCTACGCCCGGACGGCCCGTTCCTCTCCGCCAAGGTCCTCGCCGAGGCGTTCCCGCAGGGCATCGACGCTGTCGAGACCCCCGTGCGGAAGCGGATCCGGCAGGCATGGGCCGAACTGCAGGGCGACCCGGCGACCCTGTGCTCCGTCTGGCAGCACCTGGTCCTGGAGGAACTGCTCGGCTACCGGGGCCAGGCACTGCGCCAGGGCTCCCTGCTGCCCCGCGAGTTGGCCCAGGTCGGCGGCACCGCCCCGGACGCGTTGCTGATGGGGCCGCCCGATCCGACCAGCGGCCTACCCGGCGCGGCCGAACGTATCCTGATCTACCGCCGTCCCTGGGACGAATCCCTAACCCGAGCCAAGAAAGGCCTGCCGTCACTTGCCGAGCAGGCCGCGGAGCTGTGCCGCCGTCGTGCGGTCCCACTCGCGCTGCTCACCAACGGCAGCCTGTGGGTCCTGGTCCACGCCCGGCCCACGATGCCGACATCGGTGGCGGTCTTCGACGCGGACACCTGGTTCGAGGAGCCACTGCTACTGCGGGCCTTCGCCTCACTGCTCGGTGCACACTGCGCCGCGATGCCCGCCAAGGACCGTGAAGGCAGGGACAGCGACGCCCTCGCCGCCCTGTTCACGCGCACGGCGGACGACACCACCGCCGTCACCAAGACTCTCGGCAAGCAGGTCCGTGCTGCCGTCGAGCTGCTGGTCGCGGAGCTGTCGCGGCTTGACCGCGAAGCCGGCGGCACCGTGCTGGCGGGGGTCGCCCCGCGCACGGTCTACCGGGCGGCACTGACCGTCATGATGCGCATCGTCTTCCTGCTGTACGCGGAGGAGCAGGGGCTGCTGCCCGCAGGCGACGAGCTGTACGCCGACTCCTACTCGGTCACCAAGCTCTACGACCGGCTCGACCAGGACGACGCCGACATCGCCGACCGCTGGAAGGCCGCCTGGCCCACACTGCTCGCCACCTTCCGGGCGGTCCACGGCGGAGCCAGCCATCCGGACATGTGGATCCCGGCGTACGGCGGATCACTGTTCGACCCGAAGCGGTTCGCGTGGCTGGAGCGGCTGAAAGTCACGGACCGGGTCGTCTTTGCCATGCTCGACGCGCTGATCAAGCTCAAGCGCACCACGCCGGCCGGCAAGGTCACCTCGACGGAACGACTGTCCTATAAGGGCCTGGACGTCGAACAGGTCGGTCATGTCTACGAAGGTCTCCTCGAACACTCGGCCATCCTGCTGGAGGAGACACGCCTGGGCCTTAAGGGGAAGGCGGGGGTCGACGCCAAGCTCACTGACCTCGAAGCCTGGAACGAGGCCGGTCGTCTTCAAGCGGAAGTCACCACGCTCGCTGGAATGACGGCGACACAGTTCACCAAGGCGCTCGCGATCTCACCGACCGGCGGCGACATCGGCAAACTCGACGCAGCCTGCGACAATGACGCCGACCTCGCAGCACGGGTCCGTCCGTTCTTCGGTCTGCTGCGCTCCGACCTGCGCGACGAGCCGATCGTTCACCCTGCGGGGACGGTGATCGTCACTCAAGTCGGCGACCGACGCGACTCCGGCACCCACTACACCCCGCGCGCCCTCGCGGAAGAGATCGTGCTGCATACGTTGGACCCGCTGTGCTTCTCGCCCGGCTCACCCGACGGCATCCCGCGACCCGCAGACGGCACACAGCCGCTCGAATGGCGAGTGCGCCCCGCCTCGGAGCTCCTGGCACTGAAGGTACTCGACCCCGCGATGGGGTCCGGCGCGTTTCTGGTCTCCGCGTGCCGGTACTTGTCCGAACGCGTCGTAGAAGCTTGGGAGCGCGACGGGATTCCGGACGCGATCGCCTCGCGCCTCGGCGAGCAGCGCGAGGACCGCGACGCCCTGCTCCTCGAAGCCCGCCGCATGGTGGCCGACCGGTGCCTGTACGGCGTGGACGTCGATGAGATGGCGGTGGAGCTGGCCAAGCTGTCGTTGTGGCTGGTCACTCTCGCGAAGGGTCGTCCGTTCAACTTCGTCGACCACGCGCTGCGGTGCGGGGACTCACTTATCGGCTGCCTGACGGCAGATCAGATCGAAGCTTTCCATCTCAGCCCGAGCGAAGGCTTCCGCCTCAACGCCCGCCTCAGCGGAGAAATCGATAAGCTGACTGGTCCCCTGCTCTCGCGAGCTGCAAAATTGCGGCGCGATATTGAAGAGCACGAGGTCTCCGACATCCGGGACGCCCGTGCGAAGGCTGCGAAGCTTGCTGAAGCTGAAGCGTTGACCGGGCAGCTTCGTCTTGTTGCAGATGCTGTTGTCGCTGCCAAACTGTCGACAGCGACGACTAGGTCTAATGATGCCTATAGTGATCGCCTCACGTCTATTGCAGACCTTGTTGAGCGAGCTCTTCGAGGTGATAATGCCGCAGAAGTTGAGGCGCGTTCAATCATTGATGATTGGCTACTGGGCCCGATTGGCAGCCCTCGTACCTCACCTTTGCGTCCGCTCCATTGGCCCCTTGAGTTCCCCGAGATTATCTCCGAATCAAGCCGTGGTGGCCGCCGCTTTGATGCGGTAATGGGCAATCCTCCCTTTTCTGGCGGAGTGCAGACTAGTGCTCGAATTGGAAAGGATGGCCTCAATTATATTGGACAGGTGATCGCCAGGGGGAATGGCTCTGGCGGGCGAGCTGATCTCTGTACATACTTTCTTTTGCGTAACATGGAGCTCGCACCACTTGGTCGAGAGGGAATAATTGCAACAAATTCCATCGCGCAGACGGATTCCCGTGAAGTGGGACTGGATCGAATGGACTCGCAGGGCTTGAAGATCGGGCGTGCCGTGAAATCTATGGCATGGCCGGGGGAGGCCGGTGTGCATGTCTCTCTGCTGTGGGTCGGCAGGATCGGGTGCGGAGAGAAATATAATCTTGACGGTTATCCAGTGCGCGGAATTTCTCCAAGTCTCACTGTGCCATCGCGCGTTATTGGAGCCTCGCGCAAGTTGGCGGAGTCCATCGGGCAGGCATCAGTGGGCTGTCAAGTGACTGGTGCGGGTTTCATTCTCGACGAGATTGATTTTCGGCGCTTGGTTGCGAAGGATCCTCGGAATAGCGCAAGGATCCTCCCGTTTCTAAACTCTGACGAGATCAACAATAGGCCAGATATGACCGCAGTCAGATGGGTAATCGACTTTGGAGTCATGTCCCTTGAGGAGGCGCAAGGATTTCCAGACCTCCTTGCCCAGGTTGAGGCGGATGTCCGCCCTGACCGTCCGGCATGGTGGAGATTTCATAGGCCACGCCCCGAGCTTCGAACATCTATTTCTCGCCACAGTCGCATTCTCGTAATTGGCCTTCATAGTAAGTACGGACTTCCGGTCATCGTGTCAAATGGGCAGGTTTTCTCGCACGCTCTATGTGTTTTCTATACTTCCGACGTTGTGGCGATGCTTGCTGTGCTGACTAGTACGTGGAACTTCAATTGGTGGACTGTCAAGGGTGAATCGACGATCAAGGGTGACCCGCGCTACACCCCCTCTGACGGTTTTGATACCTTCCCGAAGCCGGAGCTGACCGCGCGCATCCGCGCCGCCGGCGAGGAGCTGGACACCTACCGTCGCCACGTCCAATTGACCCGGTCACCCCAGCTCGGTATGACCGACCTCTACAACGAGGTCCACAACCCGGCGAACGTCGACGCCGACATCCAGCGCCTGCGTGAGATTCACGTCGAGATCGACGAGGCGGTGTCCGAGTCCTACCTCGCGCACCCGCTCGCCGCTCAGTTCGACTGGACGCCGCTCGCCCTCAACTACGGCTTCCACGAGACCGTCCATGGCCAACGCTGGACCGTCCACCCGGACGTCCAGATTGAGATGAACGACCGCCTTCTGGAGCTCAACTTCGCTGTCTACGACGATGAACTTCGCCGAGGTCTCCATAACAAGAAGGGGAAGGGCTCGGCCAAGCCCAAGAAGACCACTGCCCCCAAGCCGACCGCGGATCCCGGCGACGACATGCTTTGGTAA
- the drmA gene encoding DISARM system helicase DrmA: MSDMLPSGPSSDPILAVPSLGAIRDEVAEFVVRDLLGPVGGDLEEVADSPTDWYMLGRLAPNGTVIVPEELDASLGDSELPGADEGSPDPNAPNVPSLTPSSIGFTARVRGDAAGLEVTGTWARYVRSHSTDPSIERLIWRREPHTGSVPVKLVEGRVEPVVLDHDDPKVVLRGRVRRYQDDWLVTLFLVNGTETDSNSALHWVFQAEVSATGPDGAPVFLPRHEPGSGGDVADRGEQRRLAMAYRFSPEFAVGHGSGVHATADSTDPMTAVAVQTKAAPEYDIPHTDAPSFDSDPDLPELADLLVDMKVLAECEPDQLRAGLMPLVVGYRAWIGRARARVGQDGQHLDEYVDQAAETLDQAEHAAKRIEAGIELILGDEDALAAFRFANSAMHLQRVHTRVAASRRRDGSQDTDAVFLVEDVPANRSWRPFQLAFLLLNLPALTDPGHRERSTGATAVADLLWFPTGGGKTEAYLGLTAYTLAIRRRRPALGGLDAVHGVAVLMRYTLRLLTIQQFQRATALICACEVLRRQDEACWGEEPFRIGLWVGGKVSPNSTDKAADWVKDVRRASGRPNQNNGTPYQLTSCPWCGTKIEKGRDIEVDKTLRRTRIRCPELFGCPFGGGDPNGEGLPVVVVDEEIYRLLPSLVIATVDKFAQLAWNGRTQALFGRASRHCSRHGYVTPQTADEDWEASSHNAEGRYRAATMTAARQVRPPDLIVQDELHLISGPLGSLTGLYEAAVDRLATWEYAPGKTARPKVIASTATVRRAERQIHALFDRRTQVFPPQGLEIGDSFFARQRPTESHPGRRYIGICAQGVRTKSTMIRVYVAVLAAAQTVHKKYGRNPVTDPYMTLVGYFNSLRDLGGMRLSVEDDVSTRLERINERGLSRRYELRLEELTSRLTSEKIPDILQQLEYTFPRAGKLTPIDVLLATNMIAVGVDVSRLGVMTVANQPKSTAEYIQATSRVGRAAPGLVFTVFNWARPRDLSHYETFEHFHATVYRHVEALSVTPFAERAIDRGLTGVLVALARNLESGDNGNLGAQTFDTHSRNADHIVRYLERRAGEVSGDRAVATRVREELDSILDLWAREQRRPATRLVYDAKGKADDIVGLLHSPDSGQWKRTTCPTSLREVEPGIRLVLRTAPGSADDHEHHPFLPRPTPDADGPEGGLS; this comes from the coding sequence ATGAGCGACATGTTGCCCTCCGGTCCGTCGAGTGATCCGATCCTGGCCGTCCCGTCCCTGGGCGCCATCCGCGATGAGGTGGCCGAGTTCGTCGTGCGGGACCTGCTGGGGCCGGTCGGTGGCGATCTGGAGGAGGTCGCTGACTCTCCGACGGACTGGTACATGCTCGGGCGGCTCGCGCCGAACGGGACCGTGATCGTGCCGGAGGAGTTGGACGCCTCGCTCGGCGACAGTGAACTGCCCGGCGCGGATGAGGGGTCGCCGGATCCGAACGCGCCGAACGTGCCCAGTCTGACCCCGTCGTCGATCGGGTTCACCGCGCGGGTGCGCGGCGACGCCGCCGGGCTGGAGGTAACCGGGACGTGGGCGCGCTACGTCCGCAGTCACTCGACGGACCCGAGCATCGAGAGGCTGATCTGGCGGCGCGAGCCGCACACCGGCAGCGTGCCGGTGAAACTCGTCGAGGGCCGAGTGGAGCCGGTCGTGCTCGACCACGATGACCCGAAGGTGGTGCTGCGCGGTCGGGTACGGCGCTACCAGGACGACTGGCTGGTGACGCTCTTCCTGGTCAACGGCACGGAGACCGATTCCAACTCCGCGCTTCACTGGGTGTTCCAGGCCGAGGTCTCGGCGACCGGCCCTGACGGTGCGCCAGTGTTCCTGCCCCGGCACGAGCCCGGCTCCGGCGGCGACGTCGCCGACCGGGGCGAGCAGCGCCGGTTGGCGATGGCTTACCGCTTCAGCCCGGAGTTCGCGGTGGGGCACGGGTCGGGGGTGCATGCGACGGCCGACAGCACCGACCCGATGACCGCAGTCGCGGTGCAGACCAAGGCCGCGCCGGAGTACGACATCCCGCACACCGACGCGCCGTCGTTCGACAGTGACCCGGACCTGCCTGAGTTGGCGGATCTGCTGGTCGATATGAAGGTGCTGGCTGAGTGCGAGCCGGACCAGTTGAGAGCGGGGCTGATGCCGCTGGTGGTTGGCTATCGGGCCTGGATAGGGCGGGCCAGAGCGCGGGTCGGCCAGGACGGCCAGCACCTCGACGAGTACGTCGATCAGGCCGCAGAGACGCTGGACCAGGCCGAGCACGCCGCGAAGCGGATCGAGGCCGGGATCGAGCTGATCCTCGGGGACGAGGACGCGCTGGCTGCGTTCCGCTTCGCGAACAGTGCGATGCATCTGCAGCGCGTGCACACCCGGGTCGCCGCCTCCCGGCGCCGGGACGGATCCCAGGACACTGATGCGGTATTCCTTGTTGAGGACGTGCCGGCCAACCGGTCCTGGCGCCCGTTCCAGCTCGCGTTTCTCCTGCTGAACCTGCCTGCGCTGACCGACCCGGGGCACCGTGAGCGGTCCACCGGCGCCACGGCGGTGGCGGACCTGCTGTGGTTCCCCACGGGTGGCGGCAAGACCGAGGCGTACCTCGGTCTGACCGCGTACACCCTGGCCATTCGTCGTCGGCGGCCGGCCCTGGGGGGCCTGGACGCCGTCCACGGGGTGGCCGTCCTGATGCGCTACACACTCCGCCTGCTGACGATCCAGCAGTTCCAACGCGCCACCGCGCTGATCTGTGCATGCGAGGTGCTGCGCCGTCAGGACGAGGCGTGCTGGGGCGAGGAGCCGTTCCGGATCGGGCTGTGGGTCGGCGGGAAGGTCTCCCCGAACTCGACCGACAAGGCCGCGGACTGGGTCAAGGACGTACGAAGGGCCAGTGGCCGTCCGAACCAGAACAACGGCACCCCGTACCAGCTGACCAGCTGCCCCTGGTGCGGAACGAAGATCGAGAAGGGGCGGGACATCGAGGTCGACAAGACCCTGCGCCGTACCCGCATCCGCTGCCCGGAGCTGTTCGGCTGCCCCTTCGGCGGCGGCGACCCGAATGGGGAGGGACTGCCGGTTGTCGTCGTCGACGAGGAGATCTATCGGCTGCTGCCGAGCCTGGTGATCGCGACCGTTGACAAGTTCGCGCAACTCGCCTGGAACGGACGCACCCAGGCCCTGTTCGGGCGGGCCTCGCGGCACTGCTCCCGGCATGGCTACGTCACGCCCCAGACCGCCGACGAGGATTGGGAGGCGAGCAGCCACAACGCCGAGGGCCGCTATCGCGCCGCGACCATGACCGCCGCCCGGCAAGTGCGTCCGCCGGACCTGATCGTGCAGGACGAGCTGCACCTGATCTCCGGCCCGCTCGGTTCGCTGACCGGCCTGTACGAGGCTGCCGTCGACAGGTTGGCCACCTGGGAGTACGCGCCGGGCAAGACTGCGCGGCCGAAGGTGATCGCCTCGACCGCCACTGTCCGGCGTGCCGAGCGGCAGATCCATGCGCTGTTCGACCGGCGTACGCAGGTGTTCCCGCCGCAGGGCCTGGAGATCGGCGACAGTTTCTTCGCCCGGCAGCGGCCCACCGAGTCGCATCCGGGCCGCCGCTACATCGGGATCTGCGCCCAGGGGGTGCGCACCAAGTCCACGATGATCCGGGTGTACGTCGCGGTTCTCGCCGCGGCGCAGACTGTGCACAAGAAGTACGGCCGAAACCCGGTGACCGACCCCTACATGACGCTGGTCGGCTACTTCAACAGCCTGCGCGACCTCGGCGGCATGAGGCTGTCGGTGGAGGACGACGTCTCCACCCGACTGGAGCGGATCAACGAGCGCGGCCTGTCGCGGCGTTACGAACTACGCCTTGAAGAGCTCACCTCGCGCCTCACCTCTGAGAAGATCCCGGACATCCTCCAGCAGCTGGAGTACACCTTTCCTCGGGCCGGCAAGCTGACGCCGATCGACGTACTGCTGGCGACCAACATGATCGCCGTCGGAGTCGACGTCTCCCGGCTCGGCGTCATGACCGTGGCCAACCAGCCCAAGTCCACCGCGGAGTACATCCAGGCCACCAGCCGCGTCGGCCGGGCCGCACCAGGGCTGGTCTTCACCGTGTTCAACTGGGCCCGCCCCCGCGACCTGTCCCACTACGAGACCTTCGAGCACTTCCACGCGACCGTGTACCGGCACGTCGAAGCCCTCTCGGTCACCCCGTTCGCCGAGCGTGCCATAGACCGCGGTTTGACCGGGGTACTGGTCGCGCTGGCCCGCAACCTTGAGTCCGGCGACAACGGAAATCTGGGCGCGCAGACTTTCGACACGCACAGCCGCAATGCCGACCACATCGTCCGCTATCTGGAACGCCGCGCGGGCGAGGTCTCCGGCGACCGGGCGGTGGCGACCAGGGTGCGGGAGGAGCTCGACAGCATCCTCGACCTGTGGGCGCGCGAGCAGCGCCGCCCGGCGACCCGACTCGTCTACGACGCGAAGGGCAAAGCCGACGACATCGTCGGGCTGCTCCACAGTCCGGATTCCGGGCAGTGGAAACGCACAACCTGTCCGACCTCGCTGCGCGAGGTCGAGCCCGGCATCCGGCTGGTCCTGCGTACCGCGCCGGGCAGTGCCGACGACCATGAGCACCATCCGTTCCTCCCGCGCCCGACCCCGGACGCCGACGGACCCGAAGGGGGCCTTTCGTGA